The Alphaproteobacteria bacterium genome contains a region encoding:
- a CDS encoding ABC transporter substrate-binding protein, with translation MALTRRQALKSGVAVAAAGISMPAIAQKSPIQVGYLPALTGPSSSTGVGINRGVQLAVEEINKGGGIDGRQLELITRDTQSDPTKAVNGAAELTRGMKVSTVLGPVNSGESIPVVPLLARTNTPQLHPCWVDTLTDPKKYPMCFRNAPTNQQIGHAANRYVVEVLKKKKVAVISDTTGYGTASANAYVPMLKQMGATVVYEAHVDAANPDIKPEILRMQSAGAEAIMPWSVNAGFLSRIINTRGQLAWDVPICGQTTLGSGQTKALLEKPEYWAKVYPNNFRPVCYGAGGKLPDRTVAFVDRLKSNKIDMADTLLWWIGVGYDSPMLMAQAMKAVGPEPEKVVGYLNQLKLFPGVYGDISFTPDEHNGYPDEQVVMVEANSLKEGAFNLAPGYGA, from the coding sequence ATGGCACTCACTCGTCGACAAGCTTTGAAGTCCGGCGTCGCGGTCGCGGCGGCGGGCATCTCCATGCCAGCGATCGCGCAGAAGAGCCCGATCCAGGTCGGCTATCTGCCCGCGCTTACCGGCCCCTCATCGTCCACCGGCGTCGGTATCAACCGCGGTGTGCAACTGGCCGTCGAAGAAATCAACAAAGGCGGCGGCATCGATGGCCGTCAGCTCGAGCTGATCACCCGCGATACGCAAAGCGATCCGACCAAGGCGGTGAACGGCGCGGCCGAGCTCACGCGCGGGATGAAGGTGAGCACTGTCTTAGGCCCGGTGAATTCCGGCGAGTCGATCCCCGTCGTCCCGCTTCTTGCCCGCACCAACACGCCGCAATTGCATCCGTGCTGGGTCGACACCCTCACCGATCCCAAGAAATATCCGATGTGCTTCCGCAACGCGCCGACCAACCAACAGATCGGTCATGCGGCGAACCGCTACGTGGTAGAAGTGCTCAAGAAGAAGAAGGTTGCAGTGATCAGCGACACGACCGGCTACGGCACCGCTTCAGCCAATGCCTATGTGCCGATGCTCAAGCAGATGGGCGCGACTGTCGTCTACGAAGCCCACGTCGACGCCGCCAATCCGGATATCAAGCCGGAGATTCTGCGCATGCAGTCGGCTGGTGCCGAAGCCATCATGCCATGGAGCGTGAACGCCGGCTTCCTGTCGCGCATCATCAATACGCGTGGCCAGCTCGCGTGGGATGTGCCGATCTGCGGCCAGACGACGCTGGGTTCCGGCCAGACCAAGGCGCTGCTCGAGAAGCCGGAATATTGGGCGAAGGTTTATCCGAACAACTTCCGGCCGGTCTGTTACGGCGCCGGCGGCAAGCTGCCGGATCGGACCGTGGCATTCGTCGATCGCCTGAAGAGCAACAAGATCGACATGGCCGACACACTGCTGTGGTGGATCGGGGTTGGCTACGATTCACCGATGCTGATGGCGCAGGCGATGAAAGCCGTTGGCCCGGAACCGGAGAAGGTGGTGGGCTATCTCAACCAGCTCAAGCTCTTCCCGGGCGTATACGGGGACATCTCGTTCACCCCCGACGAGCACAATGGCTATCCCGACGAGCAGGTCGTGATGGTCGAAGCCAACTCGTTGAAGGAGGGCGCGTTCAACCTGGCTCCCGGCTACGGCGCCTGA
- a CDS encoding branched-chain amino acid ABC transporter permease, producing the protein MVASIVLSGIAIGCIYALIGVAYNVMFSASRVFSFTAGTLGMAGGILGSLFILKMGLPVWAGFLLALAGGAILGVVTEILAVRPVLKSLDQHLYVLSTLALALMVQQFAAIEWGTDAQPFPRLLNLERTTFDQQYWLPMLACVVTIVGLEILYRRTLLGHAFLAIAEDNYAARALGLPERNLRMASFAIAGAIGALSGFAGGQMLLAFFDNATQLTFFGFVPVALGGMGNNRGAVVAGLVLGLFQQAANFLVGGIFSSVAVFAAFILVLLARPEGLANVALGRRV; encoded by the coding sequence ATGGTCGCATCAATCGTCCTGTCGGGGATAGCGATCGGTTGCATCTATGCGCTGATCGGCGTCGCCTACAACGTGATGTTCAGTGCCTCGAGGGTGTTCAGCTTCACGGCTGGCACCCTCGGAATGGCGGGCGGCATTCTCGGTTCGCTGTTCATCCTGAAGATGGGCCTGCCGGTCTGGGCAGGCTTCCTTCTCGCTCTCGCTGGCGGCGCCATCCTCGGCGTCGTCACCGAGATCCTTGCAGTACGGCCGGTGCTGAAAAGCCTCGACCAGCATCTCTACGTCCTCTCCACGCTTGCGCTCGCGCTGATGGTGCAGCAGTTCGCCGCAATCGAATGGGGCACCGACGCGCAGCCGTTCCCCCGCCTGCTCAACCTCGAGCGCACGACGTTCGATCAGCAATACTGGCTGCCGATGCTCGCCTGCGTCGTCACTATCGTCGGCCTGGAAATCCTCTACCGGCGCACCCTGCTCGGCCACGCCTTCCTGGCCATTGCCGAGGACAACTATGCGGCGCGTGCGCTCGGCCTGCCCGAGCGCAACCTGCGCATGGCCAGCTTTGCGATCGCCGGCGCCATCGGCGCGCTCTCGGGTTTCGCCGGCGGACAGATGCTGCTCGCTTTCTTCGACAATGCAACGCAGCTGACCTTCTTCGGCTTCGTGCCGGTGGCGCTGGGCGGAATGGGCAACAACCGTGGGGCAGTCGTCGCCGGTCTGGTGCTCGGCCTGTTCCAGCAGGCCGCCAACTTCCTGGTCGGCGGCATTTTCTCCTCGGTGGCGGTCTTCGCCGCCTTCATCCTGGTTCTGCTGGCGCGCCCCGAGGGCCTCGCCAATGTCGCACTCGGGCGTCGCGTCTGA
- a CDS encoding branched-chain amino acid ABC transporter ATP-binding protein/permease: MDMSTTEASPARTTFLSSSAVSTALPWVILTVIAVTLPLFAGGYWGVIATRACVYWVLVAGLNLLVGFAGQLAIGWVALLTLGAYITAVLTAGQVMPALDPYLALAISGVAGAIFGVIVGLPALRLRTFYFAITTLGFATIVRQIVLAWSTVTGGGVGVPAPVFPPPFDSQWGFYYLCLIFAALCTWMTINVANSRFGRALTAIRDAEVAAEASGIAKPALLMTVFVFSGATAAIAGGLFASLQSYITPDAFTTELSVLFFIGVLIGGRGSIIGPLLGTILLTVLPEFAAPLVAWSTFLYAVLLLVIVLVIPGGIADLLDFKNRRPLQTNRAIVPRPELLGRLLAQDQDPGALTLEQVHLHFGGVRAIDGLDLTILPGQVHGLIGPNGSGKTTTLNVISGYYMPQRGRAHLKDAVLTQLSHHARARLRIARTFQTPRIVGEASVVENVMIGGTIDGTGTFLESLLALPRHWQDEKKLRQTAILALSAVGLEQLAFVRADRLQHSELRFVEIARALMLRPAFVLLDEPAAGLSAEEIRRLGALVVEMAKNGTGVLLVEHHADLIFDICHHVTVLNLGRMLAAGTPAEIRSHREVVNAYLGG, translated from the coding sequence ATGGACATGTCCACCACCGAGGCTAGTCCCGCGCGCACAACGTTCCTGAGCTCTTCCGCGGTCAGCACCGCGCTGCCCTGGGTGATCCTCACGGTGATCGCCGTGACGCTACCGCTGTTCGCGGGCGGCTACTGGGGCGTGATTGCGACACGGGCCTGCGTCTACTGGGTGCTGGTCGCCGGGCTCAATCTCCTTGTCGGATTCGCCGGACAACTCGCGATCGGATGGGTCGCGCTGCTCACCCTGGGCGCCTACATCACGGCCGTCCTCACCGCCGGCCAGGTGATGCCGGCACTCGATCCCTATCTCGCGCTGGCAATCTCGGGCGTCGCGGGCGCGATCTTCGGTGTGATCGTTGGATTGCCGGCGCTGCGGCTGCGCACCTTCTATTTCGCAATCACGACGCTCGGCTTTGCCACCATCGTGCGTCAGATCGTGCTCGCCTGGTCCACGGTCACAGGCGGCGGCGTCGGCGTGCCCGCGCCGGTCTTCCCGCCGCCGTTCGATTCTCAATGGGGCTTCTACTATCTCTGCCTGATCTTCGCGGCGCTGTGCACCTGGATGACGATCAACGTCGCGAACAGCCGTTTCGGCCGCGCGCTCACCGCGATTCGCGATGCGGAAGTGGCCGCCGAAGCAAGCGGGATTGCCAAACCTGCGTTGTTGATGACGGTGTTTGTGTTCAGCGGCGCGACTGCGGCGATCGCGGGCGGCCTGTTCGCCTCGCTCCAGTCCTACATCACGCCGGACGCCTTCACGACCGAACTCTCGGTCCTCTTCTTCATCGGCGTGCTGATCGGGGGGCGCGGCTCGATCATCGGCCCGCTGCTCGGCACGATCCTGCTCACCGTGCTGCCGGAATTCGCGGCGCCGCTCGTCGCCTGGTCCACCTTTCTCTATGCGGTGCTGCTGCTGGTGATCGTACTGGTGATCCCGGGCGGGATCGCGGATCTGCTCGATTTCAAGAACCGCCGCCCGCTGCAAACCAATCGCGCGATTGTTCCGCGCCCCGAGTTGCTCGGGCGCCTCCTCGCGCAGGATCAAGATCCCGGCGCGCTGACGCTGGAGCAGGTCCATCTTCACTTCGGGGGCGTCCGTGCTATCGACGGGCTCGACCTCACGATCCTGCCCGGTCAGGTGCACGGCCTGATCGGCCCGAACGGCAGCGGCAAGACCACGACGCTCAACGTGATCTCCGGCTACTACATGCCGCAGCGCGGACGGGCACATCTGAAAGATGCCGTGCTGACGCAGCTCTCGCATCACGCCCGCGCGCGCCTGCGCATCGCCCGCACGTTCCAGACGCCGCGCATTGTCGGCGAGGCGTCGGTGGTCGAGAACGTGATGATCGGCGGCACGATCGACGGCACCGGGACGTTCCTCGAGTCGCTGCTCGCGCTGCCGCGCCACTGGCAGGACGAGAAGAAGCTGCGCCAGACCGCGATACTGGCTCTTTCGGCAGTTGGGCTCGAACAGCTTGCGTTTGTCCGCGCCGATCGCCTTCAGCACAGCGAATTGCGCTTCGTCGAGATCGCGCGCGCCTTGATGCTGCGTCCGGCTTTCGTACTGCTCGACGAGCCAGCGGCCGGCCTTTCGGCGGAAGAGATCAGGCGTCTGGGGGCGCTGGTCGTCGAGATGGCGAAGAACGGAACCGGCGTCCTTTTGGTCGAGCATCACGCCGATCTCATCTTCGACATCTGCCACCACGTGACCGTGCTGAACCTCGGCAGGATGCTGGCGGCCGGAACGCCGGCCGAAATCCGCTCGCACCGGGAGGTGGTCAATGCCTACCTCGGCGGGTGA
- a CDS encoding ABC transporter ATP-binding protein, translating into MPTSAGEPLLKIAGLSSGYGKIGVLRGIDLTIGAGEVVALLGPNGAGKTTLLRAVSGLLPWTGAVHFGGRDLAGAGPREAAKAGLVHVIEGHRIFTQQTVYDNLLLAAYDLPRGERSARVEEALGYFPEIAEKRQERANQLSGGQQQMLAVAQGLVRRPRLLMLDEPSAGLSPVLVDRVFVVVRRLRETGTAVLLVEQLIEKALALADRVYALARGSIVLEANTGEADLPHRLEHAYFASAER; encoded by the coding sequence ATGCCTACCTCGGCGGGTGAGCCGCTCCTGAAGATCGCGGGGCTTTCATCAGGCTATGGCAAGATCGGCGTGCTGCGCGGCATCGACCTCACGATCGGGGCGGGAGAAGTCGTTGCCCTGCTTGGCCCGAACGGCGCCGGCAAGACCACGCTGCTGCGTGCGGTTTCGGGGTTGCTCCCCTGGACCGGCGCGGTTCACTTCGGCGGCCGCGATCTCGCAGGCGCCGGCCCGCGCGAAGCCGCCAAGGCCGGACTGGTGCACGTGATCGAGGGACATCGCATCTTCACGCAGCAGACCGTCTACGACAATCTGCTGCTGGCGGCCTACGATCTGCCGCGCGGCGAGCGTTCGGCTCGCGTCGAGGAGGCGCTCGGCTATTTCCCGGAGATCGCCGAGAAGCGTCAGGAGCGCGCCAACCAGCTCTCCGGCGGGCAGCAGCAGATGCTCGCGGTGGCGCAGGGGCTGGTGCGCCGCCCGCGCCTGCTGATGCTGGACGAGCCTTCGGCGGGCTTGTCACCGGTACTGGTCGATCGCGTGTTCGTCGTGGTGCGGCGGCTGCGCGAAACCGGCACGGCGGTGCTGCTGGTCGAGCAACTGATCGAGAAGGCGCTGGCGCTCGCCGACCGGGTCTATGCGCTGGCGCGCGGCTCGATCGTGCTGGAAGCGAACACCGGCGAGGCCGATCTGCCGCACCGGCTCGAACACGCCTATTTCGCATCGGCCGAACGCTAG
- a CDS encoding ferritin-like protein, translating into MLKIEPAILEQVRSATKASDLYTHLQGAIELEHSTVPPYLAALYSIKKGANREAAAIIRSVVIEEMLHMTIAANTLNAIGGTPQINKSNFIPRYPGPLPMNIHAGFKVGLAPLSRNLISNTFMVIEEPEDPLHFPVRPLALEATSGFATIGDFYRAIMAKITELGNGIFTGDPARQVSGLPWFDAAELFPIGSRDDAVRALGIIVEQGEGTKTSPLDPEHELAHYYRFAEIFNGRKLVPDKTAPKGFSYSGAPVALDQTGIWDMVTNPKLSDYPDGSAALRYADQFNFSYGNLLNSLHDTFNGAPGRLDQAIGLMYELRLTADRLIGITLSNGKQAAPTFEYAAVNV; encoded by the coding sequence ATGCTGAAGATTGAACCCGCCATCCTCGAGCAAGTCCGGTCGGCGACGAAGGCATCCGATCTCTACACGCACCTGCAAGGCGCGATCGAACTCGAGCATTCGACCGTCCCGCCCTACCTCGCCGCGCTCTATTCGATCAAGAAGGGCGCAAACCGCGAGGCCGCGGCGATCATCCGCTCGGTGGTGATCGAGGAAATGCTGCACATGACGATCGCGGCGAACACGCTGAACGCGATCGGCGGCACGCCGCAGATCAACAAGTCAAATTTCATCCCGCGCTATCCCGGTCCGCTGCCGATGAACATCCACGCCGGCTTCAAGGTCGGCCTTGCGCCGCTCTCGCGCAACCTGATTTCGAACACGTTCATGGTGATCGAGGAGCCCGAGGACCCGCTGCACTTTCCGGTGCGTCCGCTCGCACTCGAGGCGACGTCGGGCTTTGCCACCATCGGGGATTTTTATCGCGCCATCATGGCCAAGATCACCGAACTGGGGAACGGCATCTTCACCGGCGATCCGGCGCGCCAGGTGTCGGGCCTGCCCTGGTTCGACGCCGCGGAGCTGTTTCCGATCGGGTCCCGCGATGACGCCGTGAGGGCGCTCGGCATCATCGTCGAGCAGGGCGAGGGCACCAAAACGAGCCCGCTCGATCCGGAGCATGAACTTGCGCACTACTACCGCTTCGCCGAGATCTTCAACGGACGCAAGCTCGTGCCCGACAAGACCGCGCCCAAAGGATTCTCCTATTCGGGCGCTCCGGTCGCGCTCGACCAGACCGGCATCTGGGACATGGTGACGAACCCGAAGCTCAGCGACTACCCCGATGGAAGCGCGGCGCTCCGCTATGCCGACCAGTTCAATTTCAGTTACGGCAACCTGCTCAATTCGCTGCACGACACGTTCAACGGCGCGCCAGGCCGGCTCGATCAGGCGATCGGCCTGATGTACGAGTTGAGATTGACGGCGGACCGGTTGATCGGGATCACGCTCAGCAACGGCAAGCAGGCAGCGCCGACGTTCGAATATGCGGCGGTCAACGTGTAG
- a CDS encoding gamma-glutamyltransferase family protein: MQPTFTTRPDIRGTFGAVATTHWLATQTGMAVLERGGNAFDAAAAAGFVLQIVEPHLNGPGGELPAIVMRAGADTPEVICGQGPFPAAASAERLRGMGLAQMPGTGLLPAVVPGAFDGWMLLLRDYGTLKVRDVLSYAIGYADHGFPLVPRIVGTIIPAVEYFQEEWPSSGEVWLVNGKPPHPDRLFCTPAIAETYKRILAEAEAAVGDRVKQIEAARNAYYKGFVAEAIDRFYKSALIDSTGERHRGLLNGDDLASYTARVEKPVSVDYHGLTVHKLGPWSQGPMLLQTLRVLEGFDIAAMDPTGPDFVHTIVEALKLGFADRDTIYGDPDAVNVPLAILLSKDYADARRKLITERASMEMTPGDVCDAPERMRRVLAMAGKETPIGPGAGEPTFAPLPPEWGDTVHLDVVDAAGNMISATPSGGWLQGSPVVPGLGFPISTRGQICWLEDGHPSTVRPRMRPRITLSPTLVTREGAPYLAIGTPGGDQQEQWILTVFLRLVHHRMTLQQAIDAPMFQTKHMVESFHPRAFQPGRVIMEGRFPEATRAELEKRGHKITVEGPWALGRICAVGRWGGLLRAAATPRLMQAYAVGR; the protein is encoded by the coding sequence ATGCAACCCACTTTCACCACACGTCCGGATATCCGCGGCACCTTCGGGGCGGTCGCGACCACGCATTGGCTCGCCACCCAGACCGGCATGGCCGTGCTGGAGCGCGGCGGAAATGCGTTCGATGCGGCGGCGGCGGCCGGCTTCGTACTCCAAATCGTGGAGCCCCATCTCAATGGCCCGGGCGGCGAACTACCCGCGATCGTGATGCGCGCAGGGGCGGACACGCCGGAGGTGATCTGCGGGCAGGGGCCTTTCCCGGCCGCGGCAAGCGCCGAGCGGCTGCGCGGGATGGGCCTCGCGCAGATGCCGGGCACCGGACTGCTCCCGGCGGTGGTGCCCGGCGCATTCGACGGCTGGATGCTGCTGCTACGCGACTACGGCACGCTTAAAGTCCGCGATGTGCTCTCCTATGCGATCGGCTACGCCGACCACGGCTTCCCGCTAGTGCCGCGCATTGTCGGGACGATCATCCCAGCCGTCGAGTATTTTCAGGAGGAATGGCCGAGCTCCGGCGAGGTGTGGCTGGTCAATGGCAAGCCGCCGCATCCGGACCGGCTGTTCTGTACGCCCGCCATTGCCGAGACGTACAAACGCATTCTCGCCGAGGCGGAAGCCGCGGTTGGCGACCGGGTGAAGCAGATCGAGGCCGCACGCAACGCCTACTACAAGGGCTTTGTCGCGGAGGCGATCGACCGCTTCTACAAATCCGCGCTGATCGACTCCACCGGCGAGCGCCATCGCGGCCTGCTCAACGGCGACGATCTCGCGAGCTATACGGCGCGGGTCGAGAAGCCGGTGTCTGTCGATTACCACGGGCTCACCGTGCACAAGCTCGGGCCTTGGTCGCAGGGACCGATGCTGCTGCAAACGTTGCGCGTGCTCGAAGGCTTCGACATTGCCGCGATGGACCCGACGGGGCCGGACTTCGTGCACACGATCGTCGAGGCGCTGAAGCTCGGCTTCGCGGATCGTGACACGATCTACGGCGATCCCGATGCGGTCAACGTGCCGCTCGCGATCCTGCTGTCGAAGGACTACGCGGATGCGCGCCGCAAGCTGATTACCGAGCGCGCCTCGATGGAGATGACCCCCGGTGACGTCTGCGATGCGCCGGAGCGGATGCGGCGCGTGCTCGCGATGGCCGGTAAGGAAACACCGATCGGCCCCGGCGCGGGGGAGCCGACCTTCGCGCCGCTGCCGCCCGAATGGGGCGACACCGTTCATCTCGATGTCGTCGATGCTGCCGGCAACATGATCTCGGCGACGCCGTCAGGCGGCTGGCTGCAGGGCTCGCCGGTCGTGCCGGGGTTAGGCTTTCCGATCTCGACGCGCGGGCAGATCTGCTGGCTCGAGGATGGCCACCCCTCGACCGTGCGCCCGCGCATGCGTCCGCGCATCACGCTGTCGCCCACGCTGGTCACGCGCGAAGGCGCGCCGTATCTGGCAATCGGCACGCCTGGCGGCGACCAGCAGGAGCAATGGATCCTCACGGTGTTCCTGCGGCTCGTGCATCATCGCATGACGCTGCAGCAGGCGATCGACGCGCCGATGTTCCAGACCAAGCACATGGTGGAGTCGTTCCACCCGCGTGCGTTCCAGCCTGGCCGCGTCATCATGGAAGGCCGCTTTCCGGAAGCGACGCGCGCCGAACTGGAGAAACGCGGCCACAAGATTACGGTCGAAGGCCCGTGGGCGCTCGGCCGCATCTGTGCGGTCGGACGCTGGGGCGGGTTGCTGCGCGCCGCGGCGACGCCACGCCTGATGCAGGCCTACGCGGTGGGGCGGTAG